The Flavobacterium johnsoniae UW101 genomic interval AAAATTGTAAGAACTTCTGATAAGGGACTTATAAATGAATCAAATGAAAAAATTATTGATTCAAGCACAGTTGTAAAGCCATCAGATGCAGAAATAGATTCTGACGGTGAACCTAGCAATCCAAAACCTCCTAGAAAATAACAAAAGGAAAAATCTTATGTTTTTTTTGAATAATAGGTTTTTTAAATTTCAATATCATATATTTGAAATCCCTAAAAACCATTTGTACATTGAAAATTCTTGCCAGAAAAATATTCTTTTTGTCTTTACTAATTCTTTTTTTTTCATGTAAAAAAAGCGATGCTGTTTTATTCGATTCAACTCACATTAGTAGTCTCGAAGAATACCAAAAAGAGGAATATCTGGATTCTATAGTAGATTTGCTAAAATATAAAAAGAACGATTCGATTACCAGAGATTTGTACTTAAAGGCTGCTTCGGAATATTATGTTATTAATAATCTGAAAAAATCACTAGCCAGCAGCCAAAAAGCGCTAGATCTTTCAAAAAGAGTTAATGACACTGTAAGAATGGCAAAGGCATTTTATTATGCTGGGGATTGTTACGAAAACTCAAAAAAGGACAGCGCTTATTTTTTTTATTTAAAAGCAGAAAAAATCTATCATAAAATCCATGATTATAATAATGTGGGCAAAATGCTGTTCAACAAAGCATATGTCCTATTTTATGATGGTAATTATGTTGAATGCGAAATAGAGGTTTCTAAAGCGTTGCAATATTTAAAAAAATCTTCAAATCACGAATTAATATATTCTTGCAATACCTTAATGGGGAACTGTTTAGAAAAATTAGTAGATTATAATGAAGCATTGCGTTATCATAATTTAGCGCTTGCTGAATTGAAGAAAATGAAAATTGATGACGAAATTAATAGTTATAATGTTAGTTCTATCATTAATATTTGTAATCTATACGACCTAAAAGGAGAATATTCTAAATCTATTGAGCAGCTGCAAAAATTACTTTCGAAGGATTTAAAAAAGAAATGGCCAAGATTATATGCAAATGTTTTAAGCAACCTGGCTTATTCAAAAACGAAAAATGGAGATTATAAAAATGTTGAAGCTATGTTTTCAGAATCCTTAAGGATTGTTGACAGCATTGGTGTTGAATCTGATATATTATACAAAAAGATCTATATCGGGGAATATTTTTTAACTCAGAAGGACACTGCCAAATCAATTAGTAACATAAAAGAAGCTAATGATCTTGCAATTAAACTAAACAGCAGTAATGAAATTTTAACTTCGTCTAAGCTGCTTTCTAAAATTGATAAAAAAAATGGGCTGTATTATACAAATTACTATATAAAAGTAAGTGATAGTATAAACAGAGTACAAAGAAAAGCCCATGATAAATATGCAAGAATTGAGTATGAAACCTCAAGGATTGAAGACGAAAATAAAGTTTTGACAAAAAAAAATCTATTCATATTAATTATCTCATTTGTACTGATACTTTTGTTTTTGACTATTCTGATTTTCAGATATTCTAAATATAAGAATAAAGAATTACAGTTTTTAATCAAACAAAAAAAAGCAAATGAAGAGATCTACAGATTGCTAATCGAGCAAAATGAAAAAATAAACATTGCGAGAGAGAACGAAAAAACCAGAATTGCCAGAGAACTGCATGATGGAATAATGAATAAAATTTATTCGATTCGAATGAATTTAGGCTTTTTTAATTCTAAAACCGATCCGGAGATAGTTGAGAAACGCAAAAGCTATATTTTAGAATTACAAAATGTTGAAAACGAAATAAGAATGATTTCGCATGAGTTAAATCAGAATCCTTTTTTTGAGGCAAATGATTTTAATACATTGTTGATGAATCTTATTCACAATCAAGTAGATATTACAAAAACACAATTTAAATATGTGGTCGATGATTCTATTGATTGGACTGCAGTGCAGAATATTTATAAAATAAATTTATACAGAATTGTTCAGGAATCAATCCTAAACGTCAATAAGTATGCAAATGCAAAAAATTGTCAGATAAAAATTCAGAAAGTAAAAAGCAATTCTCTAAAATTAAGTATTAGTGATGATGGTGAAGGTTTTGATATTAAAACATCCAAAACCGGAATTGGAATCAATAATATGAAAGACAGAACAATTTCCTTAAAAGGTAAATTTAAAATTAAATCAAAAACAGGTAAAGGAACCAAAATAGATATAACCTTTAACCTTGACACTATTGTAATTGAAGCTTTAGAATAGTTTTGAATTTTAAGAATCGAAAAAGGTAAAATCTCAAGACGTCTTTAGATTTTTATAAAAACAGATACTCAATGTTTTTTACGATTATCTGTTAATCAATTAATATATTCTTCCTTACTTATATCCATTTTACGTTTTTAAAATGTTAAACACTTAAACCATCTTTTTATTTAAAAGATGGTTTTTTGCTTATATATTTCTTTACCCTTTAACTCAATATTGTAAAGTGATACAGTGCGCTTATTCAGATATATATTTATTATTTCAGGATAATCGAACACCGTAATTTTTAGTCAAAAAGTCCGTAATTTTTTTTTTGAAATCACTTGTATTTTCGTAATGTCTCTACTAAAGGTGCTTTAAATCACTATGATTTAGTAATGTGGTATTATGTTTTAACAAAACTTAATTGATATCACTATAGAGATTAGAATAACGAGAACTTAATTCCTGCCTTTAATTTAAAACCGATACAGTTTTGATTTACATATATTACTCTTATATCGCTGAGGATAATTGTGAAAGCCTTATTAAAAATGAGCTGCCAAAATTTTCATCAGATTTTCAGAATAGAATAAAAAGCTATCGCAGATGGCAGGATGCCCAATTATCCCTCTTGGGCAGGATAATTTTATTTAAGGCAGTTGACCATATCTATAATGGTAAATTTCAAAGTAGGGAAATAGAGCAGACGCAGTACAATAAGCCTTACTTTAAAAACGGTTCTATTCAATTTAATATTTCTCATTCTGGAGAGATCGTAGTTTGTGCTTTATGTGAAAAATCACAAGTAGGAATTGATATAGAATTTATAACAGATGTTTTAATTGATGACTGTAAATGGCAGATGACTGAAAATGAATGGCTGACCCTTACTTCATCAGATAAAATAAAAGAAGCATTTTTTGGATACTGGACACAAAAAGAAGCGGTTATAAAAGCAAATGGACTGGGATTATCAATACCATTAAAAACATTCGAGGTTTTAGAAGAGACGGCAATTATTAAAGGCCAAAAATTTTTCTTAAAAGAAATTGAAATTGATGAAAAGTATAAATGCTATATCGCTTTGGATAGAGAAATAGATCAGATCTGTGTCAGAAAAATATAGGA includes:
- a CDS encoding tetratricopeptide repeat-containing sensor histidine kinase; translated protein: MSLLILFFSCKKSDAVLFDSTHISSLEEYQKEEYLDSIVDLLKYKKNDSITRDLYLKAASEYYVINNLKKSLASSQKALDLSKRVNDTVRMAKAFYYAGDCYENSKKDSAYFFYLKAEKIYHKIHDYNNVGKMLFNKAYVLFYDGNYVECEIEVSKALQYLKKSSNHELIYSCNTLMGNCLEKLVDYNEALRYHNLALAELKKMKIDDEINSYNVSSIINICNLYDLKGEYSKSIEQLQKLLSKDLKKKWPRLYANVLSNLAYSKTKNGDYKNVEAMFSESLRIVDSIGVESDILYKKIYIGEYFLTQKDTAKSISNIKEANDLAIKLNSSNEILTSSKLLSKIDKKNGLYYTNYYIKVSDSINRVQRKAHDKYARIEYETSRIEDENKVLTKKNLFILIISFVLILLFLTILIFRYSKYKNKELQFLIKQKKANEEIYRLLIEQNEKINIARENEKTRIARELHDGIMNKIYSIRMNLGFFNSKTDPEIVEKRKSYILELQNVENEIRMISHELNQNPFFEANDFNTLLMNLIHNQVDITKTQFKYVVDDSIDWTAVQNIYKINLYRIVQESILNVNKYANAKNCQIKIQKVKSNSLKLSISDDGEGFDIKTSKTGIGINNMKDRTISLKGKFKIKSKTGKGTKIDITFNLDTIVIEALE
- a CDS encoding 4'-phosphopantetheinyl transferase family protein, which codes for MIYIYYSYIAEDNCESLIKNELPKFSSDFQNRIKSYRRWQDAQLSLLGRIILFKAVDHIYNGKFQSREIEQTQYNKPYFKNGSIQFNISHSGEIVVCALCEKSQVGIDIEFITDVLIDDCKWQMTENEWLTLTSSDKIKEAFFGYWTQKEAVIKANGLGLSIPLKTFEVLEETAIIKGQKFFLKEIEIDEKYKCYIALDREIDQICVRKI